A region from the Sutcliffiella horikoshii genome encodes:
- a CDS encoding M15 family metallopeptidase, with amino-acid sequence MKKKHFSVLVILLLLTGCSNQLDDVNWKFWEYFTNDTAEEVVEETPIEEEPVEKEEQPEESPQTEAPPETNENQYVLEEPFFTVLNEEKVIENTENLLVLVNKNQSLPADYVPSDLTIPDVPFSFEGDYEKKYLREAAARALEELFAAAEAENVEIFAVSGYRSYETQYGIYNTYLKKWGEEKTNAVSAIPGHSEHQTGLAMDISSRSAALDLTEGFGETPEGKWVKEHASEHGFIIRYPQDGEVITGYQYEPWHLRYVGKEVAAYMDEHDLTLEEFFDRAIKQ; translated from the coding sequence ATGAAAAAGAAACATTTCTCTGTTCTGGTAATATTACTCTTATTAACAGGTTGTTCCAATCAATTGGATGATGTTAACTGGAAGTTTTGGGAGTATTTCACCAATGATACAGCAGAAGAGGTTGTAGAGGAGACACCGATTGAAGAAGAACCTGTGGAGAAAGAAGAGCAGCCGGAAGAAAGTCCACAGACTGAGGCACCACCTGAAACAAATGAGAACCAGTATGTACTAGAAGAGCCGTTTTTCACCGTTTTGAATGAAGAAAAGGTGATTGAAAATACGGAGAACTTATTGGTGCTTGTAAATAAAAATCAGTCTTTGCCAGCTGATTATGTTCCAAGTGATCTGACCATTCCGGATGTCCCTTTTTCCTTTGAAGGTGATTATGAAAAAAAATACCTTAGGGAAGCAGCTGCCCGTGCATTAGAAGAGCTTTTTGCCGCAGCAGAAGCGGAAAACGTAGAAATTTTTGCTGTATCGGGCTATCGTTCCTATGAAACACAGTATGGCATTTATAATACTTACTTGAAAAAATGGGGAGAAGAGAAAACGAATGCTGTTTCTGCTATTCCAGGACATAGTGAACACCAAACAGGGTTGGCTATGGACATTTCGAGCAGGTCTGCTGCGCTTGACTTAACAGAGGGATTTGGAGAAACCCCTGAAGGGAAATGGGTTAAAGAGCATGCAAGTGAGCATGGTTTCATTATCCGCTACCCACAGGATGGGGAAGTGATTACAGGTTATCAATATGAGCCTTGGCATCTTCGTTATGTTGGCAAAGAGGTCGCTGCTTATATGGATGAACATGATTTGACGTTAGAAGAATTTTTTGATCGTGCGATAAAACAATAG
- a CDS encoding alpha/beta hydrolase: MKHIFKKGSKRVLLLLHGTGGTEQDLLPLAEMIDPEASVLSVRGNVSENGMPRFFRRLSEGVFDEEDLIFRTKELHDFLDEAAEKYEFDRNNIIAVGYSNGANIAGSLLFHYKNTLKAAVLYHPMVPRRGVDLPDLSETPVFIGAGKNDPICPASETEELSKILEDAGSNVEVHWEYQGHQLTHSEVQASKKWYDSI; the protein is encoded by the coding sequence ATGAAACACATTTTTAAAAAAGGTTCTAAGCGCGTATTACTTTTATTGCATGGAACAGGAGGAACTGAACAAGATCTTCTTCCACTGGCTGAGATGATTGATCCAGAAGCGTCTGTACTAAGTGTAAGAGGAAATGTTTCCGAAAATGGCATGCCGCGTTTCTTTAGACGTTTGTCAGAAGGCGTGTTTGACGAAGAGGACCTAATCTTTCGTACGAAAGAACTCCATGACTTTTTAGATGAAGCAGCGGAGAAGTATGAATTTGATCGGAACAATATCATAGCCGTTGGATATTCCAATGGTGCAAATATTGCTGGAAGTCTGCTTTTCCATTATAAGAACACGCTAAAAGCTGCTGTTTTATATCATCCGATGGTTCCAAGAAGAGGTGTTGACCTACCAGACTTAAGTGAAACACCTGTATTTATTGGGGCTGGAAAAAATGATCCGATTTGTCCTGCATCAGAAACCGAAGAACTTAGCAAGATACTAGAAGATGCAGGATCAAACGTCGAAGTACACTGGGAATATCAAGGACATCAATTGACACACTCAGAAGTCCAAGCGTCTAAAAAATGGTATGATTCCATCTGA
- a CDS encoding YokU family protein, translated as MTCNWCESSHATSSSGTVYWELPDGTKAVTITETPSVTCEDCGMEYQEDSVVKEIEDQLFLINTKELEAELTYKQLMAKPRLLKRNYFDFSS; from the coding sequence ATGACATGTAATTGGTGTGAAAGCTCACATGCAACATCTTCATCAGGTACAGTTTACTGGGAACTGCCAGATGGTACAAAAGCGGTCACCATAACGGAAACACCTTCTGTAACCTGTGAAGATTGTGGAATGGAATATCAAGAAGACTCGGTTGTGAAGGAAATTGAGGATCAACTGTTTCTAATAAACACAAAGGAATTAGAAGCAGAGCTAACCTACAAGCAGCTAATGGCCAAACCGCGATTGTTAAAACGAAACTACTTTGACTTTTCAAGCTAA
- a CDS encoding YodL domain-containing protein has translation MLALKRMMKMGTGEYDVTIMQTPNYGESKGYTPVFRLTMEGSSHQEIVDRVYKKFNVTDSIPRDYEGRFIATGDIIMIDEGTLGITYYRLEFGGWKKINRVAVR, from the coding sequence ATGTTGGCTCTTAAAAGAATGATGAAAATGGGTACTGGGGAATATGATGTGACCATTATGCAAACACCAAATTATGGAGAATCAAAAGGGTACACTCCCGTTTTCCGATTAACCATGGAGGGAAGCAGTCATCAGGAGATTGTGGATAGAGTATATAAAAAATTCAATGTGACAGACTCTATACCTCGTGATTATGAAGGCAGGTTCATTGCTACTGGTGATATTATTATGATTGATGAGGGAACATTGGGGATTACTTATTACCGGTTGGAATTTGGAGGCTGGAAGAAAATAAATCGTGTCGCAGTGCGCTAA
- a CDS encoding sigma-54 interaction domain-containing protein — protein sequence MQTHTLSKEMLMAILDGIDEAIHAVDKDGFTIYYNKVAAGYDGMKVEEVVGKHLLHVFPSLTEETSTLLKVLKTKKPIYHENQRYENKKGQLLETVNTTIPILNGDHLLGAVEIAKNYGHLNTLSNKLMDLQAKINRSPGSKKISSIQSSYTLDDFITDDTECVNMLQDATLFASSILPIVIWGETGTGKEIIAQGIHHQSPRKHAPFIAQNCGAIPATLLESLLFGTEKGSYTGAVDRKGLFELATGGTLFLDEMNSMPLELQAKLLRVLEDGTIRRVGGTSTIKVDVRIITAMNESPEICVENGSFRADLYYRLNTCPIYIRPLRERPHDIRLLLEKKLQTRIPYQVPIEIKEMFQSYEWPGNVRELINTIEYILLKSKEEKISTKHLPLKLNRKNQRPTIPQSTGSLRMELQKTEELMIKNAMNQSKGNVMKAAKMLDIPRQTLQYKLAKMGDKSKSDEVLKIRHTD from the coding sequence ATGCAAACACATACACTATCAAAAGAGATGCTAATGGCTATTTTAGATGGAATTGATGAAGCCATTCACGCAGTAGATAAAGACGGATTTACCATTTATTATAACAAGGTGGCAGCAGGTTATGATGGCATGAAAGTGGAGGAAGTAGTAGGAAAACACCTCTTGCATGTTTTCCCTTCCTTGACAGAGGAAACAAGTACGTTGCTGAAAGTACTGAAAACGAAAAAACCGATATATCATGAAAATCAACGATATGAAAATAAAAAAGGGCAGCTTCTTGAAACAGTGAATACTACGATCCCAATCCTAAATGGTGACCATTTATTAGGAGCAGTGGAAATTGCCAAAAATTATGGACATTTAAACACGCTATCTAATAAACTGATGGACTTGCAAGCTAAAATTAATAGATCACCTGGATCAAAGAAGATTTCCTCTATCCAGTCATCCTACACCTTGGATGATTTCATTACCGATGACACTGAATGTGTAAATATGCTCCAAGACGCCACGTTATTCGCATCCTCTATATTACCTATTGTAATTTGGGGAGAAACAGGGACGGGGAAGGAAATCATCGCGCAAGGAATTCACCATCAATCTCCCAGAAAACATGCACCTTTCATTGCACAAAATTGTGGAGCAATACCGGCTACCTTGCTAGAAAGCCTCCTATTTGGAACGGAAAAAGGCAGTTACACCGGTGCAGTTGACCGAAAAGGACTTTTTGAACTGGCAACAGGTGGAACTTTATTTCTTGATGAGATGAATTCCATGCCGTTAGAACTTCAGGCGAAACTCCTGCGTGTTCTTGAAGATGGAACCATAAGGAGAGTAGGTGGCACCTCTACTATTAAAGTGGATGTCAGGATCATCACTGCAATGAATGAGTCTCCCGAGATATGTGTAGAAAATGGATCCTTTAGAGCAGACTTGTATTATCGATTGAACACTTGCCCGATCTATATTCGGCCGTTAAGGGAGCGACCTCATGACATTCGCCTCCTTTTAGAAAAGAAACTGCAAACACGAATACCTTACCAAGTGCCTATCGAAATAAAAGAAATGTTTCAATCTTATGAGTGGCCAGGGAATGTAAGAGAATTAATCAATACGATAGAATATATCCTATTAAAATCAAAAGAAGAAAAGATTTCCACTAAACATCTCCCATTAAAGTTGAACAGAAAAAATCAACGTCCAACAATCCCCCAAAGTACGGGATCGTTAAGGATGGAATTACAGAAGACCGAAGAATTAATGATTAAAAATGCCATGAACCAGTCAAAGGGGAATGTAATGAAAGCGGCAAAAATGTTAGATATACCCCGACAGACCCTCCAATACAAACTTGCTAAAATGGGAGACAAATCTAAGTCTGATGAAGTGCTGAAAATTCGGCACACCGATTAA
- a CDS encoding YozD family protein — MKEIEVVIDTEEIAEFFYNELVRRGYVPAESEIEELADIMFDYLLEKCIIDEEIE, encoded by the coding sequence GTGAAAGAAATCGAGGTAGTCATTGACACAGAAGAAATAGCCGAGTTCTTTTACAATGAGCTGGTAAGGCGGGGGTATGTTCCAGCTGAAAGCGAGATAGAAGAGTTGGCGGATATCATGTTTGATTATTTATTAGAAAAATGCATTATTGATGAAGAGATAGAATAG
- the kamA gene encoding lysine 2,3-aminomutase, whose amino-acid sequence MKMDLYKPKRHWSEFELWKDVTEEQWNDWIWQLTNTIRTLEDLKKVINLTPEEEEGVKISTKTIPLNITPYYASLMNPDDPRCPIRMQSVPISKEIYKTKYDLEDPLHEDEDSPVPGLTHRYPDRVLFLVTNQCSMYCRYCTRRRFSGQIGMGVPKKQLDAAIAYIASNDQIRDCLISGGDGLLINDQILEYILKNLRAIPHLEIIRIGTRAPVVFPQRITENLCNILKKYHPVWLNTHFNTSIEITEESKLACEMLVNAGVPVGNQAVILAGINDSVPIMKKLMHDLVKIRVRPYYIYQCDLSEGIGHFRAPISKGLEIIEGLRGHTSGYAVPTFVVDAPGGGGKIAVQPNYIISQSANKVVLRNFEGVITTYPEPENYVPGRAEAYFGEIYSNMEEKRSNIGIAALMNDSQFNLVPEGLNRLNRRKDYETNPEHSSLKDKRDKRDELKEKKFQAQQKKYIVEGDEKQTESS is encoded by the coding sequence ATGAAAATGGATCTATATAAGCCCAAACGGCATTGGAGTGAATTTGAACTTTGGAAAGATGTGACCGAAGAACAATGGAATGATTGGATATGGCAGTTGACCAATACCATCCGAACACTTGAGGATTTAAAGAAAGTGATCAACTTAACACCGGAAGAAGAGGAAGGGGTAAAAATCTCCACCAAAACCATTCCTTTAAATATAACGCCGTACTATGCTTCATTAATGAATCCCGATGATCCTAGATGTCCTATACGGATGCAATCTGTACCAATTTCAAAAGAAATTTACAAAACGAAATACGACCTCGAAGATCCTCTACATGAGGACGAAGATTCACCAGTCCCAGGCCTGACGCACCGATATCCAGATAGGGTATTGTTTTTGGTTACCAATCAGTGCTCCATGTATTGCCGGTACTGTACACGGAGAAGATTCTCCGGCCAAATCGGAATGGGAGTGCCGAAAAAGCAATTGGATGCTGCCATTGCTTACATTGCCTCCAATGACCAAATCAGGGATTGTTTAATTTCCGGCGGAGACGGTCTATTGATCAATGACCAAATCCTTGAATACATCTTGAAAAACCTGCGAGCCATCCCACATCTGGAAATTATCAGGATAGGAACAAGGGCACCCGTAGTGTTTCCTCAACGAATCACAGAGAACCTCTGCAACATTTTAAAGAAGTATCATCCTGTCTGGTTAAATACTCACTTTAATACTTCTATTGAAATTACAGAGGAATCTAAGTTAGCTTGTGAAATGCTTGTGAATGCAGGGGTTCCTGTAGGAAATCAAGCCGTCATTTTGGCCGGCATCAATGACAGTGTTCCAATTATGAAAAAGTTGATGCATGACCTTGTGAAAATTCGTGTCAGACCTTACTACATTTATCAATGTGATCTTTCTGAAGGAATCGGACATTTTAGGGCGCCGATTTCAAAGGGGCTTGAAATTATTGAAGGATTACGTGGGCATACGAGCGGATATGCTGTTCCGACATTTGTAGTGGACGCACCTGGCGGGGGAGGTAAAATAGCGGTCCAGCCGAATTATATTATCTCTCAAAGTGCGAATAAAGTAGTGTTAAGAAACTTTGAAGGAGTTATCACCACTTACCCGGAACCGGAAAATTATGTACCTGGTAGAGCGGAAGCTTACTTTGGGGAAATTTACTCAAACATGGAAGAAAAACGTTCGAATATAGGGATTGCAGCACTGATGAACGATTCCCAATTCAATCTTGTTCCAGAAGGATTAAATCGACTGAATCGCCGCAAGGATTATGAAACAAATCCTGAACACTCCTCCTTGAAAGATAAACGGGATAAACGGGATGAATTAAAAGAAAAGAAATTCCAGGCCCAGCAAAAGAAATATATAGTAGAAGGCGACGAAAAACAAACTGAATCCAGTTAG
- a CDS encoding YojF family protein, translating into MKIIDQKHVQAELDKKIDVEVFVHLETTNGAYAGHHNTGQAVGAFIRNVPLKYERAKIVGNGPYRIGLKLKHGWVYAEGVTHYEVDDKNRLLLAGLNPEGKLAVALQISQEPF; encoded by the coding sequence ATGAAGATTATTGACCAAAAACATGTGCAAGCCGAATTAGACAAAAAGATAGATGTGGAAGTATTCGTACATTTGGAAACGACTAACGGTGCCTATGCCGGCCACCACAATACTGGTCAAGCAGTGGGTGCATTCATACGTAATGTCCCATTGAAATATGAGCGGGCTAAAATAGTTGGAAATGGACCATATCGCATCGGTTTAAAGCTCAAACACGGCTGGGTCTATGCAGAAGGTGTTACACATTATGAAGTGGATGATAAAAATCGTCTGCTACTAGCTGGCTTAAATCCTGAAGGAAAACTTGCGGTTGCATTGCAAATTAGCCAGGAGCCATTTTGA
- a CDS encoding DUF2515 family protein, whose translation MVNLWTPSDENQLKKEWTISPVNHLPSLKDQALLTEIRNKTSRLNRNNVTRTQAYLDFYLKHPEVHWSFLAHMVSRNGGWNMTDLKASHISNLLSYEKASILFRFLEKANHLIFQDAYPQLLLYEESKKTGRPLFYLLSELLVSPFMNPIWSLFWKNKSKKELLTVSLIINEQNFIEANLLQNPFFQQKVLSSLTYQLQEKLGFTLVLFPYRKGSKTLLTGLGVQQFSNLSNRIEIGKKLYVLLFNNEDVMHGTLRFSKENSHTGSREDYFPAVFSTDSTSRKIYSPTIEAAWTDFNHPSIVPVAWFKDIQEVIELFHLPASIEPADMEKTHLYNLMKLTGISELHGIFFD comes from the coding sequence TTGGTAAATTTATGGACCCCTTCAGATGAAAATCAACTCAAAAAAGAGTGGACAATTTCCCCCGTTAACCATTTACCTTCATTAAAAGACCAAGCTTTGTTGACGGAAATCCGCAACAAGACGTCAAGACTTAACCGTAACAATGTAACACGAACACAAGCCTACTTGGATTTTTATCTAAAACACCCAGAAGTGCATTGGAGCTTCTTGGCTCACATGGTTTCAAGAAATGGCGGCTGGAATATGACAGATCTGAAAGCCAGTCACATTTCCAACTTGCTTTCTTACGAGAAGGCCTCCATCTTATTTCGTTTTCTTGAAAAAGCCAACCATCTCATTTTTCAAGATGCCTACCCGCAACTGCTCTTGTATGAAGAAAGCAAAAAGACTGGCAGACCACTTTTTTATTTACTCTCCGAATTACTTGTTTCACCTTTTATGAATCCTATTTGGTCCCTTTTTTGGAAGAATAAAAGTAAAAAAGAACTGCTTACCGTATCGTTGATCATTAATGAACAGAATTTTATAGAGGCTAACCTCCTTCAGAATCCTTTTTTTCAGCAAAAAGTTTTATCCAGTTTAACCTATCAGTTGCAGGAAAAGCTTGGCTTTACATTGGTTCTGTTTCCATACCGGAAGGGTTCGAAGACTCTTTTGACTGGGCTTGGAGTACAGCAATTTTCCAACCTTTCCAATCGTATTGAAATAGGGAAGAAGCTCTATGTCCTATTGTTTAACAACGAGGATGTGATGCATGGGACTTTGCGCTTTAGCAAGGAGAATTCTCATACCGGTTCAAGGGAAGATTACTTTCCTGCTGTTTTTTCAACTGATTCTACTTCTCGTAAAATATATAGTCCGACTATTGAAGCAGCTTGGACAGATTTTAATCATCCATCTATTGTGCCCGTTGCCTGGTTCAAAGATATTCAGGAGGTGATAGAGCTTTTCCATCTCCCTGCAAGCATCGAACCGGCTGATATGGAGAAAACGCATCTTTATAATTTGATGAAGCTTACTGGGATTTCTGAACTTCATGGGATTTTTTTTGACTAG
- the bshB2 gene encoding bacillithiol biosynthesis deacetylase BshB2 yields MEAERHVLVVFPHPDDEAFSSSGTIKLFTQSGVPVTYLCGTLGQMGRNLGNPLFANRETLPEVRKKELLDACKVMGIKDLRMLGLHDKTLEFEDEEYLADIVHEALIELNPSLVLTFYPEHGVHPDHDAMSNAVAIAVKRLPEQDRPTVYGKAILKNSVELIGEPDVTIDIRSVAEEKLKAIKAHKSQTSGWVELMEKQLKENAPEIEDWLYRETFWTYKV; encoded by the coding sequence ATGGAAGCAGAAAGACACGTACTGGTAGTATTCCCACATCCAGATGATGAAGCATTTAGTTCATCTGGAACCATCAAACTTTTTACCCAAAGTGGAGTTCCCGTTACCTATTTGTGCGGCACACTCGGACAAATGGGACGGAATCTTGGCAATCCGCTATTTGCCAACCGTGAGACACTGCCGGAAGTACGCAAAAAAGAATTATTGGATGCGTGCAAAGTCATGGGAATAAAGGACTTGCGCATGCTTGGCCTTCATGATAAAACACTGGAATTTGAAGATGAAGAATACCTTGCAGATATTGTTCATGAAGCGCTCATAGAGTTGAACCCAAGTTTGGTACTTACTTTCTACCCAGAGCACGGCGTCCATCCTGACCATGATGCCATGAGCAATGCGGTCGCTATTGCGGTCAAAAGACTTCCTGAACAGGACAGACCAACTGTTTATGGAAAAGCCATTCTGAAAAACAGTGTAGAATTAATCGGCGAACCGGATGTGACGATTGATATTCGTTCCGTTGCAGAAGAAAAGCTGAAAGCCATCAAAGCACACAAATCCCAAACGAGCGGATGGGTGGAGCTGATGGAGAAACAATTGAAGGAAAATGCCCCAGAAATAGAGGATTGGTTATACCGAGAAACATTCTGGACGTATAAAGTGTAA
- a CDS encoding secondary thiamine-phosphate synthase enzyme YjbQ, whose product MMHTLNLQTHKRDEWQDITAKVESLVQKSGIKEGHVMVYCPHTTAGITINENADPDVVKDVVMRLDEVYPWEHPKYRHMEGNTAAHLKAMTLGNSQQVIIHNGELILGTWQGIFFCEFDGPRHRQLFIKVIKDAE is encoded by the coding sequence ATGATGCACACTTTAAATCTGCAAACACATAAGAGGGATGAGTGGCAAGATATCACGGCTAAGGTGGAGAGTCTGGTTCAGAAATCAGGGATAAAAGAGGGACATGTGATGGTTTATTGTCCTCATACAACTGCTGGAATCACAATAAATGAGAATGCTGATCCTGATGTTGTAAAAGACGTTGTGATGCGACTTGACGAAGTATATCCATGGGAACATCCAAAGTATCGGCATATGGAAGGCAATACAGCAGCACACCTGAAAGCAATGACACTTGGGAACTCCCAGCAGGTCATTATTCATAACGGCGAGCTGATTCTAGGCACTTGGCAAGGGATTTTCTTCTGTGAATTTGATGGTCCCCGTCACAGACAATTATTTATAAAGGTGATCAAAGACGCAGAATGA
- a CDS encoding YozE family protein: MRKSFYHYLMKFRHALKKDDISIFANHAYDDHSFPKNSEDYHEISSYLEMNGQYLDSMSTFDKAWELYEEEV, encoded by the coding sequence TTGAGAAAGTCGTTTTACCATTATTTAATGAAATTCCGTCATGCTTTGAAAAAAGATGACATCAGTATATTTGCCAATCATGCTTATGACGATCATAGTTTTCCAAAAAACTCAGAGGACTACCATGAAATCAGCAGCTATCTAGAAATGAACGGCCAATACCTAGACAGCATGTCTACCTTCGACAAAGCCTGGGAGCTATATGAAGAAGAAGTTTAA
- the deoD gene encoding purine-nucleoside phosphorylase has translation MSVHIGAKQGEIAETILLPGDPLRAKYIAETFLEDAVCYNEVRGMLGYTGTYKGERISVQGTGMGVPSISIYINELMNEYNVQNLIRVGTCGAIQKDVKVRDVILAMSASTDSQMNRLTFGGVDYAPTANFDLLKKAYDVGMEKGLNLKVGNVFTADMFYNDNGELEKWAKYGILAIEMESAALYTLAAKYGRNALSVLTVSDHILTGEETTSEERQSTFSDMMEVALEAVTKK, from the coding sequence ATGAGTGTACATATTGGAGCAAAACAAGGTGAAATAGCGGAAACGATTCTACTACCTGGAGATCCGTTACGTGCAAAATACATTGCAGAAACATTCCTTGAGGATGCAGTCTGCTACAATGAAGTAAGAGGAATGCTAGGCTATACAGGTACATATAAGGGTGAGAGAATTTCTGTTCAAGGTACCGGTATGGGAGTTCCATCTATCTCTATTTATATTAATGAACTTATGAATGAATATAACGTACAAAACTTAATTCGTGTAGGAACATGCGGAGCTATTCAAAAGGATGTTAAGGTTCGTGACGTAATCCTTGCGATGAGCGCTTCCACTGACTCACAAATGAACCGTTTAACATTCGGTGGAGTGGATTATGCCCCTACAGCAAACTTTGATTTGCTTAAAAAGGCTTATGACGTAGGGATGGAAAAAGGACTCAACCTCAAAGTCGGAAATGTTTTCACGGCTGACATGTTTTACAATGATAACGGCGAGCTTGAAAAATGGGCGAAGTATGGAATCCTTGCAATCGAGATGGAATCTGCAGCTCTATATACTTTAGCTGCTAAATACGGCAGAAATGCGTTGTCTGTTTTAACTGTAAGCGACCATATCCTTACTGGGGAAGAAACAACATCCGAAGAACGCCAATCCACATTCAGCGACATGATGGAAGTGGCATTGGAAGCTGTTACAAAAAAATAA
- the ablB gene encoding putative beta-lysine N-acetyltransferase yields the protein MSIKTGKTLLIKNETIYVNAYEDYYNKRLKIEDFRGNINQIIQSIEEWSKQPFVEKVIIKSRKEHVSTLMERGFLLEASVPGYFLGGEGYFLCKYRKLDRYNSDKWCEEDNILDSVWQKRKQKEVLLDPDLTLRVAKVSDAKALSSFYKDVFPIYPVPIEDPNYVMEQIQSNTIFMLLEEHGVIIAAASAEMNETYKNAEITDCATSPSKRKGGYMNSLIRELEAELVKRQIYCSYSIARALSFGMNAVLHNLEYTYKGRLKNNCYIFDKIEDMNVWSKDLSLMDAQKPAPIAEK from the coding sequence ATGAGTATAAAAACAGGTAAAACCTTATTAATTAAAAATGAAACCATTTATGTGAACGCTTATGAGGATTATTATAATAAAAGACTGAAAATAGAAGATTTCAGAGGAAACATAAATCAAATCATTCAAAGCATAGAGGAATGGAGCAAACAGCCATTTGTAGAGAAAGTAATCATAAAATCTAGAAAGGAACATGTAAGCACTCTAATGGAGAGAGGATTTCTATTGGAAGCTTCTGTTCCTGGATACTTCCTTGGTGGAGAAGGATACTTTTTGTGTAAATATAGAAAGCTGGATCGATATAATAGTGATAAATGGTGTGAAGAAGATAATATACTTGATTCGGTCTGGCAAAAAAGAAAGCAAAAGGAAGTGCTGCTTGATCCTGATTTAACGTTGCGTGTGGCAAAGGTATCCGATGCCAAAGCATTATCGAGCTTTTACAAAGACGTTTTCCCTATCTATCCTGTACCAATTGAAGATCCAAATTATGTTATGGAACAAATTCAAAGTAATACAATCTTTATGTTGTTGGAAGAACATGGAGTAATTATCGCTGCCGCATCAGCCGAAATGAATGAAACATATAAGAATGCTGAAATTACGGACTGTGCCACATCGCCTTCCAAACGGAAAGGCGGATATATGAATTCGCTTATTCGTGAACTTGAAGCGGAATTAGTGAAAAGACAAATTTATTGCAGTTATTCCATTGCCAGAGCGCTTTCATTTGGGATGAACGCTGTATTGCATAATCTGGAATACACCTACAAAGGAAGACTGAAGAATAATTGTTATATTTTCGATAAGATTGAAGATATGAATGTGTGGAGTAAAGACCTATCATTAATGGATGCCCAAAAACCGGCACCGATTGCCGAGAAATAG
- a CDS encoding ZIP family metal transporter, giving the protein MTGALLWGAVAGGALLLGAIVGLYVPIPRKLTGFIMAFGTGVLIGAASFELMGKVEAKSGYSYVIFGFLIGAALFTLLEMVIIKKGGKERKRSKEKSEGHSGMAIFIGSIMDSIPESVIIGVSLIKSNTVSWVIVLAIFISNIPEALSSSVGLRKDGYSRKKILFLWTIVFILTTLSSVFGFVVFRELNELYIYLVSGLAAGGIIAMVASTMMPEAFEEGGPIVGLLSALGLLCSYVLSSGIL; this is encoded by the coding sequence ATGACAGGCGCTTTGTTATGGGGAGCAGTTGCAGGCGGAGCTTTATTGCTTGGAGCTATTGTTGGATTATACGTCCCAATCCCACGAAAACTAACTGGATTTATTATGGCCTTTGGGACTGGAGTACTTATTGGCGCTGCATCATTTGAACTTATGGGAAAAGTGGAAGCGAAGTCAGGATACAGCTATGTCATTTTTGGATTTCTAATTGGGGCTGCTCTGTTCACTCTCTTAGAAATGGTGATTATAAAAAAAGGCGGCAAAGAACGCAAACGCTCAAAAGAAAAAAGCGAAGGACATTCTGGCATGGCTATTTTTATTGGTTCAATTATGGACTCCATTCCTGAATCCGTCATTATTGGGGTAAGCTTGATTAAATCCAATACGGTTAGCTGGGTGATTGTCCTCGCGATTTTTATCAGTAATATTCCCGAAGCGCTATCAAGTTCGGTAGGTCTTAGAAAAGATGGTTACTCTAGAAAAAAAATATTATTTCTTTGGACAATCGTGTTTATATTAACCACATTAAGTTCTGTCTTCGGTTTTGTCGTATTTAGAGAATTAAATGAGCTTTACATATATCTTGTAAGTGGACTTGCAGCAGGTGGAATCATCGCGATGGTCGCTTCCACGATGATGCCTGAAGCATTTGAAGAAGGCGGACCCATCGTCGGCCTCCTCTCCGCTCTGGGTTTACTCTGCTCTTACGTCCTCTCAAGCGGGATACTTTAA